A genomic segment from Propionibacteriaceae bacterium ZF39 encodes:
- a CDS encoding pyridoxamine 5'-phosphate oxidase family protein — protein sequence MTRWTDFRAEAPTVGEVFERRHAATGQLCFLGTLRADGWPRISPVEPVFFRGDLYLVGMPNTRKFDDLARDPRFTVHTATVDTEVKDDDAKLWGVVVDIADPNLHQAFAEDLFARTGFDLRGETFDHFFRCDVHGGAAARIRDGKFEVVLAKPGEGERVIAKS from the coding sequence ATGACACGTTGGACCGATTTCCGCGCCGAGGCACCGACCGTCGGCGAAGTGTTCGAGCGCCGCCACGCAGCGACCGGTCAGCTCTGTTTCCTGGGAACGCTGCGCGCCGATGGCTGGCCCCGGATCTCACCGGTGGAGCCGGTGTTCTTCCGCGGCGACCTCTACCTCGTGGGCATGCCCAACACCCGGAAGTTCGACGACCTGGCACGTGATCCCAGGTTCACCGTCCACACCGCGACGGTCGACACCGAGGTGAAGGACGACGACGCCAAGCTCTGGGGCGTGGTCGTCGACATTGCCGACCCCAATCTGCATCAGGCGTTCGCCGAGGATCTCTTCGCCCGGACGGGCTTCGATCTGCGTGGGGAGACGTTCGATCATTTCTTCCGCTGCGACGTCCATGGCGGTGCCGCGGCGCGCATCCGCGACGGGAAGTTCGAGGTGGTCCTCGCCAAACCGGGCGAGGGCGAGCGGGTGATCGCGAAGAGTTGA
- a CDS encoding PadR family transcriptional regulator, translating into MKEIAAGNQLVLPFLGMLLEQPRSARELMGHLGPGSRFEHLSPHSGTIYSLMLTLAEAGWLSYADDEAHHLDHVCVITPAGREELKRRLGEAIINTSWTSGHQFVTALPYLDLFDRDEAVALLDQRATRLRARSREFVMAAEAKDRSVTEVAKDDYLDTRTQFEISWIETYRDRVAASQWPPVDRVMGDTVTQRA; encoded by the coding sequence ATGAAAGAGATCGCTGCGGGAAATCAGTTGGTTCTGCCGTTTCTGGGCATGCTGCTGGAGCAGCCCCGGTCGGCGCGGGAACTGATGGGTCACCTGGGGCCCGGCTCCCGGTTCGAACACCTGAGCCCTCACTCGGGGACGATCTATTCACTGATGCTCACCCTCGCCGAAGCCGGCTGGCTCAGCTATGCCGATGATGAGGCCCACCACCTCGACCACGTCTGCGTGATCACCCCCGCGGGGCGCGAAGAACTCAAGCGCCGCCTCGGTGAGGCGATCATCAATACGTCCTGGACGTCCGGTCACCAGTTCGTGACCGCGCTGCCCTATCTCGACCTGTTCGACCGGGACGAGGCCGTTGCCCTGCTCGACCAGCGGGCGACCCGCCTCCGGGCGCGTTCGCGCGAGTTCGTGATGGCGGCAGAGGCCAAGGACCGCAGCGTGACCGAGGTGGCGAAGGACGACTATCTCGACACGCGCACGCAGTTCGAGATCTCCTGGATCGAGACCTATCGCGACCGGGTCGCCGCCTCGCAGTGGCCGCCGGTCGACCGGGTCATGGGGGACACCGTCACGCAGCGAGCCTGA
- a CDS encoding 2OG-Fe(II) oxygenase family protein has product MTLIKLVRYPGVRAGESRQGVGGHKDPGVLTMLLVEPGKGGLEAEVDGAWVAVEPVPGAFVVNIGELLEVATNGYLKATMHRVVSPPEGDERLSVPFFFNPRLDSRIPLVPLPAELAVAAPGVTEDPTNVISAVFGDNMLKARLRAHPDVAARHHPDLVTG; this is encoded by the coding sequence ATGACGCTCATCAAGCTGGTGCGCTATCCCGGAGTCAGGGCGGGAGAGTCCCGACAGGGCGTGGGTGGCCACAAGGATCCCGGGGTCCTGACCATGCTGCTTGTCGAGCCCGGCAAGGGCGGCCTGGAGGCCGAGGTCGACGGTGCCTGGGTGGCCGTCGAACCCGTCCCCGGTGCATTCGTCGTCAACATCGGCGAGCTCCTCGAGGTCGCCACCAACGGCTACCTGAAGGCCACGATGCATCGTGTGGTGTCGCCGCCGGAGGGTGACGAGCGACTGTCGGTGCCGTTCTTCTTCAACCCGCGGCTCGATTCCCGGATTCCGCTCGTTCCGCTGCCCGCGGAGCTGGCGGTCGCCGCACCGGGGGTGACCGAGGATCCGACCAATGTCATCTCCGCCGTGTTCGGCGACAACATGCTCAAGGCTCGCCTCCGCGCCCATCCCGACGTCGCCGCCCGGCACCATCCCGATCTCGTGACCGGCTGA
- the hrpB gene encoding ATP-dependent helicase HrpB — translation MADPFDLERIGAGLPVATALGALRTALEESGRAVVQAPPGTGKTTLIPPLLANTAPGRVIVTQPRRVAARAAATRLAALAGVPLGDLVGYRIRGESRVSARTRVEFCTTGILVRRLLAEPDLPGVSAIVLDEVHERQLDSDLAFAMVAEVAGLRDDLRVVAMSATLAADRFAAALGGSAPAPVVDIAATLHDLTVRWAPPPPGVTALGPRGVTDDFLAHVAATTQQALASGTGDGLVFLSGVREVERVAGLLADPVSDIDVLPLHGRLPPREQDRALAVGPRRRVVVATSVAESSLTVPGVRLVVDAGLAREPRFDAARGMTGLVTRTESRSSAEQRAGRAAREGPGTVVRCFAAETWPRLEAAPAPEILTADLTRALLDLACWGAPRGEGLALLDPPPPAAATRAEDTLRELGAIDGTGAVTDLGLRLARVPADPRLARALFLGAESVGVERSAEIVAALESDQRAPGADLGALLRLLRSDRSPGARAWRTESDRLARMLEAERSRGNVAPISGNSAEIGPVVAAAFPDRIARRRQPGSPAYLLSSGTAAELPRDHALGDQEWLAIAEVDRVASGALIRSATHLNEDQALASGAHLITDTDEVTWRGGRVAGVRVRRLGAIELTRTPFRPDAAAGAEAVRAALAAEGLDTLVWSEDATGLRRRMAFAHRHLGTPWPAIDDEALLDRLDEWLGPEILRLAEGTPARSLDLAAALRRLLPWPQAGEFDAMVPQRLEVPTGSKIRIAYPTDPADRPVLAVKLQECFGLTETPRVAGVPILFHLLSPAGRPLAVTDDLASFWVNAYPGVRAENRGRYSKHPWPEDPLTAPARRGTTRSGR, via the coding sequence GTGGCTGACCCCTTCGATCTCGAACGCATCGGCGCCGGGCTCCCTGTTGCCACCGCCCTGGGCGCGCTCCGGACTGCTCTCGAGGAATCCGGTCGCGCCGTCGTCCAGGCTCCGCCGGGCACGGGCAAGACGACCCTCATCCCACCCCTGCTCGCCAACACCGCTCCCGGTCGCGTGATCGTCACCCAGCCGCGCCGGGTCGCGGCCCGAGCAGCCGCAACGCGGCTGGCCGCCCTGGCCGGCGTACCCCTCGGTGACCTCGTCGGCTATCGCATCCGCGGGGAATCGCGCGTCTCTGCGCGGACGCGGGTCGAATTCTGCACGACGGGAATCCTGGTACGCCGCCTGCTCGCCGAGCCGGATCTGCCCGGGGTGTCGGCGATCGTGCTCGACGAGGTGCACGAACGTCAGCTCGACTCCGACCTCGCCTTCGCCATGGTGGCCGAGGTCGCGGGGCTGCGCGATGACCTGCGGGTGGTGGCGATGTCGGCGACCCTGGCGGCCGACCGGTTCGCGGCTGCCCTCGGCGGGTCCGCGCCCGCACCCGTCGTCGACATCGCGGCGACACTCCACGACCTGACCGTGCGCTGGGCACCGCCGCCTCCCGGGGTGACCGCTCTGGGGCCCCGGGGCGTGACCGACGACTTCCTTGCCCATGTGGCCGCGACGACACAGCAGGCGCTCGCGAGCGGGACGGGCGATGGGCTGGTGTTTCTTTCGGGGGTACGCGAGGTGGAGCGCGTGGCAGGTCTGCTTGCGGACCCGGTCAGCGACATCGACGTCCTCCCGCTGCACGGTCGGCTCCCGCCTCGGGAACAGGACCGGGCGTTGGCGGTCGGGCCGCGTCGGCGGGTGGTCGTCGCAACGTCCGTGGCGGAGTCGTCGCTGACGGTTCCGGGAGTCCGCCTCGTGGTCGATGCCGGGCTGGCCCGGGAACCGCGATTCGATGCCGCGCGCGGAATGACGGGGTTGGTGACGCGCACCGAGTCCCGCTCGTCGGCCGAGCAACGGGCCGGCCGAGCCGCACGCGAGGGCCCGGGCACGGTCGTCCGCTGCTTCGCGGCCGAGACCTGGCCCCGGCTGGAGGCTGCTCCCGCACCCGAGATCCTCACCGCCGACCTCACCCGTGCCCTGCTGGATCTCGCCTGTTGGGGCGCGCCCCGCGGTGAGGGCTTGGCACTGCTCGACCCGCCGCCGCCGGCTGCGGCCACTCGGGCCGAGGACACGCTGCGCGAACTCGGCGCGATCGACGGCACCGGAGCCGTGACCGACCTGGGCCTTCGGCTCGCGCGGGTCCCGGCCGATCCCCGACTGGCGCGGGCCCTGTTCCTGGGCGCCGAGTCCGTGGGGGTCGAGCGTTCCGCCGAGATCGTCGCCGCCCTGGAATCCGACCAACGGGCCCCCGGCGCGGATCTCGGCGCGCTCCTGCGCCTGTTGCGGTCCGACCGCAGCCCCGGTGCCCGGGCCTGGCGCACCGAGTCCGATCGGCTGGCGCGCATGCTGGAGGCAGAACGTTCCCGCGGGAACGTCGCACCCATTTCGGGCAACTCTGCCGAGATCGGCCCCGTCGTGGCCGCCGCGTTCCCGGACCGGATCGCGCGACGCCGCCAACCGGGCAGCCCGGCGTACCTCCTCTCCTCCGGCACCGCCGCCGAACTCCCCCGCGATCACGCGCTCGGCGACCAGGAGTGGCTGGCGATCGCGGAGGTCGACCGGGTCGCGAGCGGAGCTCTGATCCGTTCGGCGACCCATCTCAACGAAGACCAAGCCCTCGCCTCGGGTGCTCACCTGATCACGGACACCGACGAGGTCACGTGGCGCGGGGGGCGGGTCGCGGGCGTGCGGGTACGCCGGCTGGGGGCGATCGAGCTGACGCGGACGCCGTTCCGGCCCGATGCCGCTGCGGGCGCTGAGGCGGTGCGCGCTGCGCTGGCGGCAGAAGGTCTCGACACGCTGGTCTGGTCGGAGGACGCGACCGGCCTGCGGCGACGGATGGCGTTCGCGCATCGGCACCTGGGGACGCCCTGGCCGGCCATTGACGACGAGGCCCTCCTGGACCGGCTGGACGAATGGCTGGGGCCGGAGATACTGCGGTTGGCGGAGGGTACGCCGGCCCGGTCGCTCGATCTCGCAGCGGCGTTGCGGCGGTTGCTCCCGTGGCCGCAGGCCGGGGAGTTCGATGCCATGGTCCCCCAACGGCTTGAGGTGCCGACGGGCTCGAAGATCCGGATCGCCTATCCGACGGACCCGGCCGATCGTCCCGTCCTCGCGGTGAAGCTGCAGGAGTGCTTCGGGCTGACGGAGACCCCACGGGTGGCGGGCGTACCCATCCTTTTCCATCTCCTCTCCCCCGCCGGTCGGCCACTGGCGGTGACCGACGATCTGGCGTCGTTCTGGGTCAATGCCTATCCCGGCGTGCGCGCGGAGAACCGGGGTCGCTATTCGAAGCATCCGTGGCCGGAAGACCCGCTGACCGCCCCCGCTCGTCGCGGCACCACGCGTTCTGGCCGCTGA
- the epsC gene encoding serine O-acetyltransferase EpsC, with amino-acid sequence MTQTELRETIDPEAVDGVWDDLINEARLQQSSPSLRSLMHLRITSRASFEDSLATGMAQAASDGHTYEQPLHEMFYDVLTLHPEIGRAARIDLIASVERNPAYPNPLIPYLFAKGFLGLEMHRVAHALWNEGRTTEAFLIQSKISEVFAMDIHPAARIGTGVFIDHATGIVIGETCVIDDDVSLLQGVTLGGTGKESGDRHPKVGRGCLISAGAIVLGNVKVGEYSRIGAGSVVLTDVPPHATVVGVPAKVVRINKPSDCPGETMDLRVEDMMPEYII; translated from the coding sequence ATGACACAGACCGAGCTGCGCGAAACGATCGACCCGGAGGCCGTCGACGGCGTCTGGGACGATCTGATCAACGAGGCGCGCCTGCAACAGTCCTCCCCGAGCCTGCGGTCGCTGATGCACCTCCGCATCACCAGCCGCGCGTCGTTCGAGGACAGTCTGGCGACCGGCATGGCCCAGGCCGCCTCCGACGGTCACACCTATGAGCAGCCGTTGCACGAGATGTTCTATGACGTCCTCACGCTCCACCCCGAGATCGGCCGCGCCGCCCGCATCGACCTCATCGCGAGCGTGGAACGCAACCCCGCCTATCCCAACCCGCTGATCCCCTATCTCTTCGCCAAGGGCTTCCTCGGCCTGGAGATGCATCGAGTCGCTCACGCGCTCTGGAACGAAGGCCGCACGACCGAGGCCTTCCTCATCCAGTCGAAGATCTCCGAAGTGTTCGCGATGGACATCCACCCCGCCGCGCGCATCGGCACCGGTGTGTTCATCGACCACGCCACCGGCATCGTCATCGGCGAGACCTGCGTCATCGACGACGACGTCTCGCTCCTCCAGGGCGTCACCCTGGGCGGCACCGGCAAGGAAAGCGGTGACCGTCACCCCAAGGTTGGCCGCGGCTGCCTCATCTCTGCCGGCGCGATCGTGCTCGGCAACGTGAAGGTCGGCGAATACTCGCGGATCGGCGCCGGCAGCGTCGTCCTGACCGATGTGCCGCCGCACGCGACCGTGGTGGGCGTACCCGCGAAGGTCGTGCGGATCAACAAGCCGTCCGATTGCCCCGGAGAGACCATGGACCTCCGCGTCGAGGACATGATGCCCGAATACATCATCTGA
- a CDS encoding response regulator transcription factor produces MSTPIRLLLVDDDPLVRSGLRFLFDSTPDVTVVAEAGDGAEAVTAVHAHAPDVVLMDLLMPGVDGISATAEIKRKPASPHVIALTTWDVNDAVIRSLEAGASGFLLKTAPPPDIIAAVRAVRNGDAVLSPRSTRQLLDHLRRDETVHHRRAAEEALGRLTDREREVCIAAARGLSNAEIAGRLFISDATVKSHLSAIQVKLGVGNRVGIAVLTERAGLLHRG; encoded by the coding sequence GTGTCCACCCCCATCCGGCTTCTGCTCGTCGACGACGATCCCCTCGTGCGATCGGGCCTGCGGTTCCTGTTCGACAGCACGCCCGATGTGACCGTGGTCGCCGAGGCCGGCGATGGGGCCGAAGCCGTCACGGCCGTGCACGCCCATGCTCCGGATGTCGTGTTGATGGATCTGCTCATGCCCGGCGTCGACGGCATCTCTGCGACCGCCGAGATCAAGCGCAAACCGGCGTCTCCCCATGTCATCGCGCTGACTACATGGGATGTCAACGATGCGGTCATCAGGTCGCTCGAGGCCGGTGCCTCGGGATTCCTGCTCAAGACCGCGCCGCCGCCCGACATCATCGCGGCCGTCCGGGCGGTGCGCAACGGTGATGCGGTCCTCTCACCGCGGAGCACGCGCCAGCTGCTCGACCACCTCCGCCGCGACGAGACCGTGCATCACCGGCGTGCCGCTGAAGAGGCGTTGGGCAGGCTCACCGATCGGGAGCGAGAGGTGTGTATCGCCGCGGCCCGGGGACTCTCCAACGCCGAGATCGCCGGCCGGTTGTTCATCTCCGACGCCACCGTGAAGTCCCATCTGTCGGCGATCCAGGTCAAGCTCGGCGTCGGCAACCGGGTCGGGATCGCCGTTCTCACCGAACGGGCCGGTCTCCTGCACCGCGGCTGA
- a CDS encoding AI-2E family transporter codes for MTDPRQPEPEQPFPPELDGPSQRGPLGLPADAASDPHIDRGTVIGLAVKSMGRWGWSLIGIMVATAAIFWLLARLQVGIIPIMLSIIICTVLSPLKRALMRIKVPGGLAAAIVLLLFVAIVGGLLASVAPGLVVQISLVVSQASRGLQQLERWMAGPPLNIDNEQLQELTTQVTTWLQGQAANIASGFVTGVSTLGSALITFLLVLMLTFFFLKDGHRFLPAVRQLAGRRAGQHLSEVLARIWNTLGAFIRTQAVVGAIDAIFIGLGLMILQVPLVMPLMIITFLFSFIPTVGAVVAGALAVLVALVSNSFTAALWTLGIVLAVQQIESNVVFPVLQRRSVDVHPAISLVSVAIGGTTFGLVGAFLAVPVVATALVLLRYLSEQIDVISGERDPNTIRVVTPDGALAAAATAQLSRLFRTRLLHHKDPQQEPPTPAEPAAAAAAPAAEPPRTRFGALVRRLRPRPAPDTSAQPTSPAPPPNQVKPTAATKPPGANSTGAAPSAATTPPTKTSPAPPPGSAGQATPPDRNSYE; via the coding sequence ATGACTGACCCCCGACAGCCGGAGCCGGAACAGCCCTTCCCGCCCGAGCTCGATGGGCCGTCCCAACGCGGCCCTCTCGGGCTGCCGGCCGACGCCGCTTCGGATCCCCATATCGATCGCGGCACGGTGATCGGGCTGGCCGTGAAGTCGATGGGACGCTGGGGCTGGAGCCTGATCGGCATCATGGTCGCGACCGCGGCCATCTTCTGGCTGCTCGCCCGCCTACAGGTCGGAATCATCCCGATCATGTTGTCGATCATCATCTGCACGGTGCTTTCTCCGTTGAAGCGGGCACTGATGCGCATCAAGGTTCCGGGCGGACTGGCCGCGGCCATCGTGCTGCTGCTGTTCGTCGCCATCGTGGGCGGCCTCCTGGCATCGGTCGCACCCGGCCTGGTGGTGCAGATCAGCCTCGTGGTCTCACAGGCCTCGCGCGGCCTGCAGCAGCTCGAACGCTGGATGGCCGGCCCGCCGCTCAACATCGACAACGAACAGCTCCAGGAACTCACCACCCAGGTGACCACCTGGCTCCAGGGTCAGGCGGCGAACATCGCCAGCGGCTTCGTCACGGGCGTGTCCACGCTCGGCAGCGCTCTCATCACCTTCCTGCTCGTGCTGATGCTGACGTTCTTCTTCCTCAAGGACGGTCATCGCTTCCTGCCTGCGGTTCGCCAGCTCGCCGGTCGGCGGGCCGGGCAGCATCTCAGCGAAGTCCTCGCCCGCATCTGGAACACCCTCGGCGCATTCATCCGCACCCAGGCGGTCGTCGGCGCGATCGACGCGATCTTCATCGGGCTCGGCCTGATGATCCTGCAGGTGCCCCTGGTGATGCCGCTGATGATCATCACCTTCCTGTTCTCGTTCATCCCCACGGTCGGCGCCGTGGTGGCGGGGGCCCTGGCCGTCCTCGTCGCGCTCGTCTCCAACAGCTTCACCGCCGCCCTGTGGACCCTCGGCATCGTGCTCGCGGTGCAACAGATCGAGAGCAACGTCGTCTTCCCGGTGCTGCAGCGCCGGAGCGTCGACGTGCATCCGGCGATCAGCCTCGTGTCGGTCGCGATCGGTGGCACCACCTTCGGCCTGGTCGGGGCCTTCCTGGCCGTGCCCGTCGTTGCGACGGCCCTCGTTCTCCTGCGCTACCTGAGCGAACAGATCGATGTCATCTCCGGTGAGCGGGACCCCAACACCATTCGCGTCGTCACACCCGATGGCGCTCTCGCGGCAGCGGCAACAGCGCAGCTCTCCCGTCTCTTCCGCACGCGGTTGCTGCACCACAAGGATCCGCAGCAGGAGCCCCCGACCCCGGCCGAACCAGCCGCAGCAGCCGCAGCCCCTGCAGCCGAGCCACCCCGCACTCGTTTCGGCGCGCTTGTCCGCAGGCTCCGCCCCCGCCCCGCCCCGGATACTTCTGCCCAACCGACGAGCCCTGCCCCGCCCCCGAATCAGGTGAAACCCACGGCCGCCACCAAACCCCCGGGCGCCAACTCCACGGGCGCCGCGCCTTCAGCGGCGACCACGCCACCCACGAAAACCTCACCCGCCCCACCCCCGGGCTCCGCAGGGCAGGCGACACCTCCGGATCGCAATTCTTACGAATGA
- a CDS encoding DsbA family oxidoreductase, translated as MTLRVDIWSDIACPWCYIGQSRFAKGMAEFEHADQVEVVWHSYQLDPTLPERFDGTEAEYLMQSKGLPKPQIDQMLGMVADAAAGEDLPIDFEAVVPANSLRAHYLLKTVARHGGDVDAAEHALFAAHFAHGEAISDDEVLVRIGTECGITAEQARAGLADETIADEVQADIATARSAGVSGVPFFVFGSKYAVSGAQPPELFLAALEKTWSELQPEKPAFITLDGAGGEACGPEGCD; from the coding sequence GTGACTCTGCGCGTTGATATCTGGTCCGACATCGCCTGCCCCTGGTGCTATATCGGGCAATCCCGCTTTGCCAAGGGAATGGCCGAGTTCGAACACGCCGACCAGGTCGAGGTCGTATGGCATTCCTATCAACTCGATCCGACACTTCCGGAGCGTTTCGACGGGACCGAGGCCGAATATCTCATGCAGTCGAAGGGGCTGCCGAAGCCCCAGATCGACCAGATGCTCGGGATGGTGGCCGATGCCGCCGCCGGTGAGGACCTTCCGATCGACTTCGAGGCCGTGGTGCCCGCCAACTCACTACGCGCGCACTATCTGCTGAAGACCGTTGCGCGCCACGGCGGCGACGTGGACGCGGCCGAGCATGCACTGTTCGCCGCCCACTTCGCCCACGGCGAGGCGATCTCCGACGATGAGGTGCTGGTCCGGATCGGCACCGAATGCGGCATCACCGCCGAGCAGGCCCGCGCCGGGCTGGCTGACGAGACGATCGCCGACGAGGTGCAGGCCGACATCGCGACCGCGCGGTCGGCCGGGGTCAGCGGCGTGCCGTTCTTCGTGTTCGGCAGCAAGTACGCCGTGTCCGGCGCCCAGCCGCCCGAGCTGTTCCTGGCGGCCCTGGAGAAGACCTGGTCGGAGCTGCAGCCCGAGAAGCCGGCGTTCATCACACTCGACGGTGCCGGCGGGGAGGCCTGCGGCCCGGAGGGGTGCGACTAG
- a CDS encoding LLM class F420-dependent oxidoreductase translates to MTEYAVKTPPQHGAWSDYLDVWKAADDIEVFTHAWNFDHFYPLVGDPKGTCLESWTMLSALAQATRRIRIGSMVNGMHYRHPAVTANAAATLDIISGGRFALGLGAGWMEAESNAYGIELGTIRERMDRFEEGTEVIVRLLSQETTDFHGAFYDLTGARCEPKGVQTPHPPIVIGGQGRKRTMRIAAKWAQQWDAVFCESPELFVELNGVLDAHCADVGRDPGEITRSVHLAWGADADPKELADRAAEFVAVGAHQVIFSMRAPYRASALEPLAEAITVAQG, encoded by the coding sequence ATGACAGAGTACGCCGTCAAGACTCCGCCCCAGCATGGCGCCTGGAGTGACTACCTCGACGTCTGGAAGGCCGCGGACGACATCGAGGTTTTCACGCACGCGTGGAACTTCGATCACTTCTATCCCCTGGTCGGGGACCCGAAAGGGACCTGCCTCGAGTCCTGGACGATGCTGTCTGCGCTCGCCCAGGCGACTCGACGCATCCGCATCGGTTCCATGGTCAACGGCATGCATTATCGCCATCCGGCCGTCACGGCCAACGCCGCCGCGACGCTCGACATCATTTCGGGTGGCCGGTTCGCGCTCGGTCTCGGCGCCGGCTGGATGGAGGCGGAATCCAACGCCTACGGCATCGAGCTCGGCACCATCCGGGAGCGTATGGATCGCTTCGAGGAAGGCACCGAGGTCATCGTCCGGCTGCTGAGCCAGGAGACCACCGACTTCCACGGGGCCTTCTATGACCTCACCGGGGCCCGGTGCGAGCCCAAGGGAGTGCAGACGCCGCACCCGCCGATCGTCATCGGTGGCCAGGGCCGCAAGCGGACGATGCGCATCGCCGCGAAGTGGGCCCAGCAGTGGGACGCCGTGTTCTGTGAATCACCGGAGCTGTTCGTCGAACTCAACGGAGTGCTGGACGCCCACTGCGCCGATGTCGGCCGTGATCCCGGTGAGATCACGCGGTCGGTTCACCTCGCCTGGGGCGCCGACGCCGACCCGAAGGAACTCGCCGATCGGGCGGCCGAGTTCGTGGCCGTCGGGGCACACCAGGTGATCTTCTCCATGCGCGCGCCCTATCGGGCCAGTGCGCTCGAGCCGCTCGCCGAGGCCATCACGGTCGCGCAGGGTTGA
- a CDS encoding CDGSH iron-sulfur domain-containing protein has protein sequence MSEQPTSPQIAVTGGPLIVSGDVPLVRAEIVVDEKHPVAWNFGDEVDASEYAKENGDVWLCRCGHSKTKPFCDLTHREIGFDGTPNHPEGTYADRAKVLGGSGVVVEDDRSICAHAGFCAKHRDNVWKMVGRTEDEAVRNEMTDMIDRCPSGALTYRPSEDAPHVESNGSARIGIVPDGPYVVTGGVPMEIKGGDDVETRQRVSLCRCGGSSIKPLCDGTHEKIGFKAD, from the coding sequence ATGTCCGAGCAGCCCACCAGCCCCCAGATCGCTGTGACCGGCGGCCCCCTCATCGTCTCCGGCGATGTCCCGCTGGTCCGCGCCGAGATCGTCGTCGACGAGAAGCACCCGGTGGCCTGGAACTTCGGCGACGAGGTCGACGCGAGCGAGTACGCCAAGGAAAACGGCGATGTCTGGCTGTGTCGCTGCGGTCATTCGAAGACCAAGCCGTTCTGTGACCTGACCCATCGGGAGATCGGTTTCGACGGTACGCCGAACCATCCCGAGGGCACCTATGCCGACCGCGCCAAGGTGCTGGGCGGCAGCGGGGTCGTCGTCGAAGACGATCGCTCGATCTGCGCCCACGCCGGTTTCTGCGCCAAGCACCGCGACAACGTGTGGAAGATGGTGGGGCGCACCGAGGACGAGGCCGTCCGCAACGAGATGACCGACATGATCGATCGGTGCCCGTCCGGAGCGCTGACCTATCGGCCCAGCGAGGACGCCCCGCACGTCGAGTCCAACGGCTCCGCCCGCATCGGCATCGTGCCCGACGGGCCCTACGTAGTGACCGGTGGCGTACCCATGGAGATCAAGGGCGGCGACGACGTCGAAACCCGCCAGCGCGTCTCGCTCTGTCGCTGCGGTGGTTCGAGCATCAAGCCGCTCTGCGACGGTACGCACGAGAAGATCGGCTTCAAGGCCGACTAG
- a CDS encoding helix-turn-helix transcriptional regulator yields the protein MSAHPTAIAPSRPGSDVAATFDAGGLIRRVRRVCDLSQRDLAERLGVHHSTVARWETNAVEPTLGAFARILALAGWTLEAVDPAGAESHETIQPMRGDAARDRQGRRYPAHLDLIGFDEIGPYRVRYDRPRQGFPRRAARREYRDCLRAATDAPPLSDHPSEGELARQKAARSEKRRARQKAHRDAYCDALVAAGEPDPRTPGPTCSCCDQCFDLPGCAPACSCRCETAIIHPDGTAEILIEEILW from the coding sequence ATGAGCGCACACCCCACCGCCATCGCCCCTTCTCGCCCAGGTTCCGACGTTGCCGCCACCTTCGATGCGGGAGGGCTGATCCGACGAGTACGCCGGGTGTGCGACTTGAGCCAGCGCGACCTGGCCGAGCGGCTGGGGGTCCACCACAGCACGGTCGCCCGGTGGGAGACGAATGCGGTTGAGCCCACCCTTGGAGCCTTCGCGCGGATCCTCGCGCTCGCCGGTTGGACGCTGGAAGCCGTCGACCCTGCGGGCGCGGAGTCCCACGAGACCATCCAACCCATGCGAGGGGATGCGGCCCGTGACCGCCAGGGGCGGCGTTACCCGGCCCATCTCGACCTGATCGGGTTCGACGAGATCGGGCCCTATCGCGTGCGATATGACCGCCCCCGACAAGGATTCCCGCGAAGGGCGGCCCGTCGGGAATACCGGGACTGTCTCCGGGCCGCCACCGATGCTCCGCCCTTGTCCGATCACCCGTCCGAGGGCGAGTTGGCGCGCCAGAAGGCCGCCCGCAGCGAGAAACGGCGCGCACGCCAGAAGGCCCACCGCGATGCCTACTGCGACGCCCTGGTTGCCGCCGGAGAGCCAGACCCGCGTACGCCGGGACCAACCTGCAGTTGTTGCGACCAATGCTTCGATCTGCCTGGCTGCGCCCCAGCTTGTTCGTGCCGGTGCGAGACCGCGATCATCCACCCCGACGGGACTGCCGAGATCCTGATCGAGGAGATCTTGTGGTGA